In the Flagellimonas sp. MMG031 genome, one interval contains:
- a CDS encoding nucleoid-associated protein has protein sequence MLNLYSAQIESISLHRVGNKSKNESAFLSAEPFSLNDEMAGLLKEYFFKPFREKEENYYKFSHEVDLEFNEVCAAVTGIFENPSDNHRLSKKITTHLFEQSNHPHIKSGEVYVVHFSDMVIDNQKTDAVGIFKSELKHDFLQFEEKEHNLEILIRQGININKLDKGCIVFNVQKEEGYKVLSVDSNRYDAKYWLENFLGVAPMTDENFYTKNYLKFCQNFAKDVVLPAEDKQQEVMFMNRAVNHFAKNDNFEETSFLNEVMENPDLIPEFKHYKVEKGPKYSIEDVSNFDIANKAVSDARKKIKNVINLDTNIQIKLDFINPESAEKFVEKGWDEERQMYYYLVYFNKEQKS, from the coding sequence ATGCTAAACCTATATTCGGCCCAAATCGAGAGCATATCGCTGCACCGCGTGGGCAATAAAAGCAAAAACGAATCCGCATTCCTATCTGCCGAACCCTTTTCACTGAACGATGAAATGGCCGGATTGCTCAAGGAATACTTTTTTAAGCCTTTTCGGGAAAAGGAGGAGAACTACTATAAGTTCAGTCACGAAGTGGATTTGGAATTCAATGAGGTTTGCGCTGCGGTAACGGGTATTTTTGAGAACCCTTCGGATAACCATAGGCTTTCCAAAAAGATTACCACCCACCTTTTTGAACAATCGAACCACCCCCATATTAAAAGTGGGGAGGTATACGTGGTGCATTTTTCGGATATGGTGATCGATAACCAAAAAACGGATGCCGTCGGGATTTTTAAAAGTGAATTGAAACACGATTTTCTGCAGTTTGAGGAAAAGGAACACAACTTGGAAATCTTGATTCGACAAGGCATCAATATCAACAAACTGGATAAGGGCTGCATTGTTTTTAATGTGCAAAAGGAAGAAGGGTACAAAGTACTTTCGGTGGATAGCAATCGCTACGATGCCAAGTACTGGCTGGAGAACTTTTTAGGCGTAGCTCCCATGACCGATGAGAACTTTTACACCAAAAACTACCTAAAGTTTTGTCAAAACTTTGCCAAGGATGTGGTGCTTCCGGCGGAGGACAAACAACAGGAGGTGATGTTCATGAACCGCGCGGTGAACCACTTCGCGAAAAACGACAATTTTGAGGAAACCTCATTTTTGAACGAGGTAATGGAAAACCCGGACCTGATTCCCGAGTTTAAGCACTACAAAGTGGAAAAAGGCCCCAAATATAGCATTGAGGACGTTTCCAATTTTGATATTGCCAATAAGGCGGTGAGTGATGCTCGTAAAAAAATCAAGAATGTCATCAATCTGGATACCAACATCCAAATCAAGTTGGACTTTATCAACCCAGAATCCGCTGAAAAGTTTGTGGAAAAGGGATGGGACGAGGAGCGCCAGATGTACTACTATTTAGTGTACTTCAACAAGGAACAGAAAAGCTAG
- a CDS encoding L-threonylcarbamoyladenylate synthase — MIEEINNCVKVLQEGGLIVYPTDTVWGIGCDATNPEAVQKIYALKKRESSKPLICLVANQAMLERHVKEVPDVAYDIMDFATKPTTIIFDQPLGVAKNLVAEDNTLGIRVASDKFCQYLINKFRKPIVSTSANISGQPHPKQFNDIQPEILKGVDYVVNLQNENFNPSPSSIIKLSNDGQVKVIRE; from the coding sequence TTGATTGAAGAAATCAACAACTGTGTTAAGGTCCTACAAGAGGGCGGACTCATTGTCTACCCCACCGATACCGTTTGGGGCATTGGCTGCGACGCTACCAACCCCGAAGCGGTGCAAAAAATATATGCCCTAAAAAAACGGGAAAGTTCCAAACCGCTCATCTGTTTAGTTGCCAACCAAGCAATGCTGGAACGCCATGTAAAGGAAGTTCCCGATGTAGCTTATGATATCATGGACTTCGCCACCAAGCCCACCACCATTATTTTTGACCAACCCTTGGGCGTTGCGAAGAACCTGGTGGCCGAAGACAACACTTTGGGTATACGGGTCGCTTCAGATAAATTTTGCCAATACCTCATCAATAAATTCAGGAAACCCATCGTCTCCACTTCGGCCAATATTTCAGGCCAACCCCACCCAAAACAATTCAACGATATTCAACCAGAAATTTTAAAAGGAGTGGACTATGTGGTAAATTTGCAAAATGAAAATTTCAACCCTTCCCCCTCCTCTATCATTAAGTTGAGCAACGACGGACAGGTGAAGGTGATACGGGAATAA
- a CDS encoding glycosyltransferase family 9 protein, whose product MRFLIIQQKMVGDVLASTILCEHLKTHFPDCEVHYVINESTLAVVEENPFVDKIILFKNEYRENKLAFFKFLKSLKREKYDATIDVYCKLESNLISYYSNADIKISYKKWYSKFIYTHLFSYTNNPNTTLGHAIENRLILLAPLIPELKQPNLAPKIYLCTPEKEQAKKLLTNHQIDTSKPLIMVGLLGSQPSKTYPLAYLAKTLDFISERYQVTFLLNYLPHQSASLDEFLDYCSPKTRNNIKEEVFCPSLRSFMAILDQCDAYIGNEGGSTNMAKAIGIPNFSIFSPWISKTAWLTFNQNQKNQAVHLADFAPEILEMPKKERKANAEALYQQFKPELFLEQLDSFLQSEVVSDQ is encoded by the coding sequence ATGCGGTTTTTGATTATTCAGCAAAAAATGGTCGGGGATGTGCTGGCAAGCACAATTCTTTGTGAACACCTAAAAACCCATTTCCCCGATTGCGAAGTCCACTACGTCATCAACGAATCTACTTTGGCGGTGGTGGAGGAAAATCCTTTTGTTGACAAAATCATTCTCTTTAAAAACGAATATCGGGAAAACAAGCTGGCATTCTTCAAGTTTTTAAAATCGTTGAAAAGAGAAAAGTACGATGCAACCATTGATGTTTACTGCAAACTGGAAAGCAATCTGATCAGTTATTATTCGAATGCCGATATAAAGATTTCCTATAAAAAATGGTATTCCAAGTTTATTTACACCCATTTGTTTTCCTACACCAACAACCCGAACACTACTTTGGGGCATGCGATTGAAAACAGGCTTATTTTGCTTGCTCCACTGATTCCAGAATTGAAACAGCCCAATCTGGCACCAAAAATATATCTGTGCACACCTGAAAAGGAGCAGGCCAAAAAACTACTGACCAATCATCAAATCGACACTTCCAAACCCTTAATTATGGTAGGCTTGTTGGGCAGTCAACCCAGTAAAACCTATCCGCTAGCGTATCTGGCAAAGACTTTAGATTTTATTTCGGAGCGGTATCAGGTGACCTTTTTGCTCAACTATTTGCCGCACCAAAGTGCAAGTTTGGACGAATTTCTGGATTATTGTTCGCCCAAAACGCGAAATAACATCAAGGAAGAGGTGTTTTGTCCTTCCTTGCGATCGTTTATGGCAATTTTGGACCAATGTGACGCATATATCGGAAATGAGGGTGGTAGCACCAACATGGCCAAAGCCATTGGTATTCCCAATTTTTCCATTTTTTCTCCATGGATTTCCAAGACCGCTTGGCTTACTTTTAACCAAAATCAGAAAAACCAAGCCGTACATTTAGCGGATTTTGCCCCAGAGATTTTGGAAATGCCCAAAAAGGAACGGAAAGCCAATGCCGAAGCATTGTATCAACAATTTAAACCTGAGTTGTTTTTGGAGCAATTAGACAGCTTTCTCCAAAGCGAAGTTGTTTCGGACCAATAG
- the ruvX gene encoding Holliday junction resolvase RuvX codes for MARILALDFGKVRTGIAVTDELQLIASGLTTVETKDLLDFLEGYTQQESVERFVVGLPKQMDNTASESEVLIQNFLKKLTAKFPSIPVERQDERFTSKMAFQSMLDSGMKKKKRKDKALVDEISATLILQAYLNRF; via the coding sequence TTGGCTAGAATTTTGGCTTTGGATTTTGGAAAGGTACGGACAGGAATTGCGGTTACTGATGAACTTCAGTTGATCGCTTCTGGGTTAACGACCGTTGAGACCAAAGACTTGCTGGACTTTTTGGAAGGATACACCCAACAGGAATCCGTTGAACGATTTGTGGTGGGTTTACCCAAACAAATGGACAACACAGCCTCGGAGTCCGAAGTGCTCATCCAAAACTTTTTGAAGAAGCTGACGGCCAAGTTTCCTTCGATCCCCGTGGAACGCCAAGATGAGCGATTTACCTCCAAAATGGCATTTCAATCCATGTTGGACAGCGGAATGAAAAAGAAGAAACGAAAGGATAAGGCCCTAGTGGACGAAATTAGCGCCACGCTCATATTGCAGGCCTACTTAAACAGATTTTGA
- the def gene encoding peptide deformylase yields the protein MILPIVAYGDPVLRKKAKDITEDYPKLDELITNMWETMYNAHGVGLAAPQVGLPIRVFLVDTTPFADDEDLTEAEQKQLDGFKKVFINAKIEDENGKEWDFNEGCLSIPDIREDVKRKPEITISYLDEDFKSHTETFDGLLARVIQHEYDHIEGILFTDKLSSLKKRLLKSRLEKISKGKISVDYRMRFPNIKKGR from the coding sequence ATGATTTTACCGATAGTAGCTTACGGAGACCCCGTTTTGCGAAAAAAAGCAAAGGATATTACGGAAGATTATCCCAAACTTGACGAATTGATCACCAATATGTGGGAGACCATGTACAACGCTCATGGGGTTGGATTGGCCGCTCCCCAAGTAGGGCTCCCCATTCGGGTTTTTTTGGTGGACACCACGCCTTTTGCTGATGATGAAGACCTGACCGAAGCTGAACAAAAACAGCTCGATGGATTCAAAAAAGTGTTCATCAATGCCAAGATTGAGGATGAAAATGGAAAGGAATGGGACTTTAATGAAGGTTGTTTGAGCATCCCCGACATTCGGGAAGATGTAAAGCGCAAGCCTGAAATCACCATTAGTTATTTGGATGAGGATTTTAAATCCCACACCGAAACCTTTGATGGGCTATTGGCCCGTGTGATTCAGCACGAATACGACCATATCGAGGGGATTTTGTTCACCGATAAGCTTTCTTCCCTTAAAAAACGATTGTTGAAAAGCCGTTTGGAAAAGATTTCCAAAGGAAAGATCAGCGTGGACTACCGGATGCGGTTTCCCAATATCAAAAAAGGACGTTAA
- a CDS encoding 2,3,4,5-tetrahydropyridine-2,6-dicarboxylate N-succinyltransferase has protein sequence MTELRTLIEQAWDNRALLEEGKTQEAIREVINLIDLGELRCAEPTTDGWQINEWVKKAVVLYFPIQKMEVLEAGIFEYHDKIPLKKGYKEKGVRVVPHAVARHGAYISKGTILMPSYVNIGAYVDEGTMVDTWATVGSCAQIGKNVHLSGGVGIGGVLEPLQAAPVIIEDNAFIGSRCIVVEGVRVEKEAVLGANVVLTASTKIIDVTGEEPVEIKGRVPARSVVIPGSYTKKFPAGEYQVPCALIIGKRKESTDKKTSLNNALREHDVAV, from the coding sequence ATGACAGAATTAAGAACGCTTATCGAGCAAGCGTGGGACAATAGGGCCTTATTGGAAGAGGGAAAGACGCAAGAGGCCATACGAGAAGTCATCAACCTGATCGACCTTGGCGAGCTTCGCTGTGCCGAGCCAACCACTGATGGATGGCAGATCAACGAATGGGTGAAAAAGGCGGTGGTGCTGTACTTCCCCATCCAAAAAATGGAAGTTTTGGAAGCTGGCATCTTTGAATATCATGATAAAATACCTTTGAAAAAGGGTTACAAAGAAAAAGGGGTCCGTGTGGTTCCCCATGCAGTGGCCAGGCACGGAGCCTATATTTCCAAAGGCACTATTTTGATGCCTAGTTACGTAAATATAGGTGCCTACGTAGATGAAGGAACCATGGTGGATACTTGGGCCACGGTGGGAAGTTGTGCACAAATTGGCAAAAACGTTCACTTAAGTGGTGGTGTTGGCATTGGTGGGGTTTTAGAACCTTTGCAGGCTGCCCCAGTGATCATTGAAGACAATGCCTTTATCGGTTCCCGATGTATTGTTGTTGAAGGTGTCCGCGTTGAGAAAGAGGCTGTTTTGGGCGCGAATGTGGTGCTAACGGCATCTACCAAAATCATTGATGTTACTGGAGAGGAACCTGTTGAAATTAAAGGTCGGGTTCCTGCAAGATCGGTAGTGATTCCTGGAAGCTATACGAAAAAATTCCCTGCAGGAGAATATCAAGTGCCCTGTGCCCTGATCATAGGCAAGCGCAAGGAAAGCACCGATAAGAAGACCTCCTTGAACAATGCCCTGCGCGAGCACGATGTAGCGGTATAG
- a CDS encoding class I SAM-dependent methyltransferase produces the protein MDILLYVVALGVVAFFTGKFIKHKSLYPFMPFKYDFRKRRDTFLKTMELMEQINAKVIIETGTSREGLKGAKSNGAATIVFGKWAKEHGAVLHSVDINSESIANSSAEVERQGLQDTVTLHHSDSLDFLKDFAQPVDMLYLDSYDYSSHDVEIQRKSQEHHLEEFKRIADQLHENTIVLIDDCDLPNGGKGKLVIAYMLEHGWKIVMESYQVLLVRNNFALEKAV, from the coding sequence ATGGATATACTTCTTTACGTAGTTGCTTTGGGTGTTGTTGCCTTTTTCACGGGTAAATTTATCAAACATAAATCGTTGTACCCCTTTATGCCCTTTAAATACGATTTCCGAAAAAGACGGGATACTTTCCTGAAGACCATGGAGTTGATGGAGCAAATCAACGCTAAAGTGATTATTGAGACCGGCACCTCGCGTGAAGGTTTAAAAGGAGCCAAGAGCAATGGTGCGGCCACCATCGTATTTGGAAAATGGGCAAAAGAGCACGGTGCAGTGCTCCATTCGGTGGACATCAATTCGGAATCCATTGCCAACTCCAGTGCAGAAGTGGAGCGACAGGGCCTGCAGGATACGGTGACCCTTCACCATTCCGATTCGTTGGATTTTCTTAAGGATTTTGCTCAACCGGTCGATATGCTCTATTTGGACAGTTACGATTATAGTTCACATGACGTTGAAATTCAGCGGAAAAGCCAAGAACACCATTTGGAGGAGTTTAAACGAATAGCAGATCAGTTGCACGAAAACACCATTGTTTTGATCGATGATTGCGACTTGCCCAATGGAGGGAAGGGTAAATTAGTGATTGCCTACATGTTGGAGCATGGCTGGAAAATTGTTATGGAATCCTATCAAGTGCTATTGGTCCGAAACAACTTCGCTTTGGAGAAAGCTGTCTAA
- a CDS encoding glycosyltransferase family 2 protein: MAGLRTPKQKLSALIITYNEMGYIEKCIDSVSFADEIIVVDSYSTDGTYEYLLDHPKVTVIQNPFDNFTAQKSFTLKQTSNDWVLFLDADEVVTDSLEKEILHTINQPDAKEAYWFYRKFMFQDEPLNFSGWQTDKNYRLFRKSKAHFTDRKIVHETLVVDGESGILQEKLIHFCYKNYEDYKGKMLKYGRLKAKEDFYKERHFNYLLMTVKPIWKFFNHYILRLGILDGKKGWTICYLNALGVLERFRELKRLEKKNELAYYLVMP, from the coding sequence ATGGCTGGATTGCGCACCCCAAAGCAAAAATTATCAGCACTGATCATAACCTACAACGAAATGGGTTACATTGAAAAGTGTATCGACTCCGTTTCCTTTGCTGATGAAATCATCGTAGTAGATTCTTATAGCACCGATGGTACCTACGAGTACCTTTTGGACCACCCAAAAGTGACCGTAATCCAAAATCCTTTTGATAATTTCACTGCACAAAAATCATTCACACTTAAACAGACCTCAAATGATTGGGTTTTGTTTTTGGATGCGGATGAGGTAGTTACCGATAGTCTTGAAAAAGAAATTTTGCATACCATCAACCAGCCCGACGCCAAAGAAGCCTACTGGTTTTACCGCAAGTTTATGTTCCAAGATGAACCCCTTAACTTTAGTGGCTGGCAGACCGATAAAAACTATAGGCTCTTTCGCAAGAGCAAAGCCCATTTTACGGACCGAAAGATTGTACACGAAACATTGGTAGTGGATGGCGAATCCGGCATCCTACAGGAAAAATTAATCCATTTTTGCTACAAAAACTACGAAGATTACAAGGGCAAAATGCTCAAATATGGTCGTTTAAAGGCCAAAGAGGATTTTTATAAGGAGCGGCACTTCAATTACCTTTTGATGACGGTGAAACCCATCTGGAAATTCTTCAACCACTACATTCTCCGATTAGGAATCCTTGATGGCAAAAAAGGATGGACCATATGTTACTTGAACGCCCTTGGTGTTCTGGAACGGTTCAGGGAGCTGAAACGCTTGGAAAAGAAGAATGAACTAGCCTACTACTTGGTGATGCCGTAG
- a CDS encoding zinc-binding alcohol dehydrogenase → MKVKEIPVSLFHQAKLSWQSQRKLIANKKQVPVIVSLASIPSRLGIVHLTIRSILNQDVLPEKIVLWLHEDLKDSIPKSLNVLVGDLFSIKYADYFSSHRKLVEPLKLYPNKIIITCDDDMMYRKNWLSKLYQAHENHPDHIVANQTRCITYGSDGELLSYKAWKPNESGCQNPLLTLPIGAGGTLYPPDSMDKTVFNQELFLQLTPKADDLWFKAMGLLKGTKSIQAQNSGKEPIPIWGSQKVSLKKGNIGMDKNRTQWQALTDHFQLKFENID, encoded by the coding sequence ATGAAGGTCAAGGAAATTCCAGTTTCACTTTTTCATCAAGCCAAGTTATCCTGGCAATCGCAGCGAAAGCTCATCGCTAACAAAAAGCAGGTCCCGGTCATCGTTTCCTTGGCTTCGATTCCTTCCAGACTAGGTATCGTACATCTTACCATCCGCAGCATACTCAATCAGGATGTGCTACCAGAGAAAATAGTGCTTTGGCTTCATGAAGATTTGAAGGACAGCATACCCAAATCACTGAACGTTTTGGTAGGCGACCTTTTTTCCATCAAATATGCAGACTATTTCAGCTCACACAGAAAATTGGTAGAACCCCTAAAACTGTATCCCAATAAAATAATCATTACCTGTGATGACGATATGATGTACCGAAAAAACTGGTTGTCCAAACTCTATCAGGCCCATGAAAACCATCCCGACCATATTGTAGCCAACCAAACGCGTTGCATTACTTACGGTAGCGATGGGGAACTCCTTTCCTACAAGGCGTGGAAACCGAACGAATCGGGATGCCAAAACCCATTATTGACACTCCCCATTGGTGCCGGAGGCACCTTATACCCGCCCGATTCCATGGATAAAACGGTTTTTAACCAAGAATTGTTCCTACAACTCACCCCAAAAGCCGATGATCTTTGGTTTAAGGCGATGGGACTCTTAAAAGGCACCAAATCCATTCAGGCCCAGAACAGCGGAAAGGAACCTATCCCGATTTGGGGGTCGCAGAAAGTTTCCCTGAAGAAAGGTAATATTGGTATGGACAAAAACAGAACACAATGGCAGGCATTGACCGACCATTTTCAACTAAAATTCGAAAACATTGATTGA
- a CDS encoding COX15/CtaA family protein encodes MKTNKAVVYWLLTGCFLIFVMVLVGGITRLTHSGLSISDYKLIQGTIPPMNEQEWEEAFELYKQYPEYQKLNYHFGIEEFKDIYFWEWLHRVIGRFIGIVFILPFLYFLFTKKLDKSTIKKCLILLFMGGFQGFLGWYMVKSGLVDRPDVSHYRLAAHLTTAFLTFAYSLWVALDLIYPQKKEIHKGIRNLIRAGLVVLLIQIIWGAFVAGLDAGFIHNHWPLMNEGKLMHETVYIEQQPVIKNFIEGRSGVQFVHRYLAYVVVGFILLIWFRTRKIATTPIQENGLKALLVMMFVQFLLGVLTLIYAVPIWLGVVHQIGAFFLLAAMTFTLHRFSK; translated from the coding sequence ATGAAAACGAACAAAGCTGTTGTGTATTGGTTGCTGACAGGATGTTTTCTCATCTTTGTCATGGTTTTGGTGGGCGGCATCACGCGCCTCACCCACTCTGGTCTCTCCATCTCCGATTATAAGCTTATCCAGGGTACCATCCCACCCATGAACGAGCAGGAATGGGAGGAAGCCTTTGAGCTGTACAAGCAATATCCGGAGTACCAAAAGCTTAATTATCATTTTGGTATTGAGGAATTTAAGGATATCTATTTTTGGGAATGGCTGCATCGGGTCATCGGTAGATTTATCGGCATTGTGTTCATTCTGCCCTTCCTCTACTTTTTGTTCACCAAAAAACTGGACAAGTCGACCATCAAAAAATGTTTGATTTTGCTCTTTATGGGCGGATTCCAAGGGTTCTTGGGTTGGTACATGGTAAAGAGTGGTCTTGTGGACCGCCCGGATGTATCGCACTATAGGTTGGCGGCCCACCTCACCACGGCCTTCCTCACCTTCGCCTATAGTTTATGGGTGGCGTTGGACCTTATCTATCCCCAAAAAAAGGAAATCCACAAAGGCATCCGAAACCTCATCAGAGCAGGATTGGTAGTGCTTCTTATACAAATTATCTGGGGAGCCTTTGTAGCGGGATTGGATGCAGGTTTTATCCATAACCATTGGCCCTTGATGAACGAAGGAAAACTGATGCATGAAACCGTTTACATTGAACAACAACCTGTCATCAAGAATTTTATCGAAGGAAGAAGTGGTGTACAATTTGTACACCGTTATTTGGCCTATGTTGTGGTGGGCTTCATTCTTTTGATATGGTTCAGGACACGGAAAATAGCGACCACACCAATTCAGGAAAATGGACTAAAAGCACTTTTGGTCATGATGTTTGTGCAGTTTTTACTGGGTGTGCTCACCTTGATCTATGCCGTTCCCATTTGGTTGGGGGTAGTGCATCAAATCGGGGCATTTTTCCTTTTGGCGGCCATGACTTTTACCTTGCACCGGTTCAGCAAATAA
- a CDS encoding HD domain-containing protein: protein MAKEFHTKAIQHPIFKLIGEASDELGMDAYVIGGFVRDYFLKRGTPKDIDIVAIGSGIELANKVASKLQGKPEISVFKNFGTAMIKYKDLELEFVGARKESYNQDSRKPIVEDGTLEDDQNRRDFTINAMALALNSSNFGELLDPFDGLADLDRQLIRTPLEPGITYSDDPLRMMRAIRFATQLHFTIELPSLQAIAENKERIKIVSKERIVDELHKILMSSQPSLGFKLMHQTELLPLILPELTALQGIEEKEGQRHKDNFWHTLEVVDNIAETTDNLWLRWAALLHDIGKAPTKKFHKKIGWTFHAHEFVGAKMVYKLFKRLRMPLNEKMKFVQKMVLMSSRPIILSEDHVTDSAVRRLVFDAGEHVEDLMTLCEADITTKNPKKQRKYKNNFKIVRQKIEEVEERDHIRNFQPPVSGEEIMKTFNLKPSKEIGIIKEAIKEAILEGEIPNEYEAAYDFMLEKGKKMNLKVHSE from the coding sequence ATGGCGAAGGAATTCCATACAAAGGCAATACAACACCCTATTTTTAAACTCATTGGCGAAGCTTCGGACGAGCTGGGCATGGATGCCTATGTTATCGGGGGATTTGTCCGCGATTACTTTTTAAAACGTGGCACCCCAAAGGATATCGACATCGTGGCCATCGGAAGTGGTATCGAGCTGGCAAACAAAGTAGCCTCCAAACTACAGGGCAAGCCCGAGATATCGGTTTTCAAAAATTTTGGGACCGCCATGATCAAATACAAAGACCTTGAACTGGAATTCGTGGGCGCTCGCAAGGAAAGCTATAATCAGGATAGTCGAAAACCCATTGTGGAAGATGGCACCTTGGAAGATGACCAAAATCGTAGGGACTTTACCATCAATGCCATGGCCTTGGCGCTGAACTCATCCAATTTTGGAGAGCTTTTAGACCCCTTCGATGGTTTGGCCGATTTGGACAGACAACTGATTCGCACACCGTTGGAGCCCGGAATTACCTATTCCGATGACCCTTTGCGGATGATGCGCGCCATTCGCTTTGCGACCCAACTCCATTTTACAATTGAACTGCCCTCCTTACAGGCCATTGCAGAAAACAAGGAGCGCATTAAAATTGTGTCCAAGGAGCGCATTGTGGACGAACTCCATAAGATTTTGATGAGTTCCCAGCCCTCCCTTGGCTTTAAACTGATGCACCAAACCGAATTGTTGCCGCTCATTTTACCAGAGCTAACAGCACTGCAAGGCATCGAGGAAAAGGAAGGGCAACGCCATAAAGACAATTTCTGGCATACCCTTGAAGTGGTGGACAATATTGCGGAAACCACAGACAACCTTTGGTTGCGCTGGGCCGCCCTGCTGCACGATATTGGTAAGGCACCTACCAAAAAGTTCCACAAAAAAATCGGGTGGACCTTCCATGCACACGAATTTGTGGGGGCAAAAATGGTGTACAAACTCTTCAAAAGGTTACGGATGCCCTTGAACGAAAAGATGAAATTCGTTCAAAAAATGGTATTGATGAGTTCCAGACCCATCATCCTATCCGAAGACCACGTAACCGATTCTGCGGTTCGACGCTTGGTGTTCGATGCGGGAGAGCATGTGGAGGACCTAATGACCTTATGCGAAGCCGACATCACGACCAAAAACCCGAAGAAACAAAGAAAGTACAAGAACAATTTTAAGATAGTTCGACAAAAAATAGAGGAAGTTGAGGAAAGGGACCATATCCGAAACTTCCAGCCACCGGTTTCGGGAGAGGAAATCATGAAAACCTTCAACCTGAAACCCTCAAAAGAAATTGGGATCATTAAAGAGGCCATAAAAGAGGCCATATTGGAAGGTGAAATTCCTAACGAGTATGAAGCTGCCTACGACTTTATGTTGGAAAAAGGCAAGAAAATGAACCTTAAAGTCCACTCCGAATGA
- a CDS encoding glycosyltransferase family 2 protein, which produces MSPEETESPKISVIISTYNAEEWLKKVLWGFNCQIFKDFEVVVADDGSGPKTKQLLEELSEKVFYKIVHVWQEDDGFQKSRILNKAVEACSADYIIMTDGDCIPREDFVEVHYINKEPGYFISGGYYMLPMNISKMITLEDIEEQNCFDINWLKAKGIPKTFKNNKLTASGMISKLLNTITPTNASWNGHNSSGWKKDILNVNGFDERMQYGGQDRELGERLFNFGIKSKQLRYSAVCVHLDHKRGYKTPESIAKNQAIRKETRSQKLVWTHYGITK; this is translated from the coding sequence ATGAGCCCAGAGGAAACAGAATCACCAAAAATATCGGTTATTATCAGCACTTATAACGCCGAGGAGTGGCTAAAGAAAGTGTTGTGGGGCTTCAATTGCCAAATCTTTAAGGATTTTGAGGTGGTGGTGGCCGATGATGGCTCGGGTCCCAAGACCAAACAATTGTTGGAGGAGCTATCTGAAAAGGTCTTTTACAAAATTGTGCATGTGTGGCAGGAGGACGATGGTTTTCAAAAATCACGTATACTGAACAAGGCGGTGGAAGCCTGCAGCGCGGACTACATTATTATGACAGATGGTGACTGTATTCCTCGGGAAGATTTTGTCGAGGTGCATTACATCAATAAAGAACCGGGTTACTTTATTTCTGGGGGGTATTATATGTTGCCCATGAACATTTCCAAAATGATCACTTTGGAAGATATTGAAGAACAGAATTGCTTCGATATTAATTGGCTAAAGGCAAAAGGGATACCCAAAACCTTTAAGAACAACAAACTTACTGCCAGTGGTATGATTTCCAAACTGCTGAATACCATTACCCCGACCAACGCCAGTTGGAACGGCCATAATTCATCGGGCTGGAAAAAGGATATTTTGAATGTGAACGGCTTTGATGAGCGAATGCAGTACGGAGGTCAAGATCGTGAATTGGGCGAACGATTATTTAATTTTGGGATTAAATCCAAACAGCTGCGTTATAGCGCGGTTTGTGTGCACTTAGACCACAAAAGGGGTTATAAAACACCGGAATCCATTGCTAAAAATCAGGCTATCCGAAAAGAGACAAGGTCTCAAAAATTGGTGTGGACACACTACGGCATCACCAAGTAG